One segment of Ascidiaceihabitans donghaensis DNA contains the following:
- a CDS encoding DUF692 domain-containing protein → MLDTSPAHRPLPDAVGVGYKSQHFSDLLHAPGPVRWLEIHAENYMGDGGRPLAQLRRLAETFAISVHGVGLSIGGETPLDPDHLARLKHLITWANPASFSEHLAWSTHGAEFMNDLLPLPYTNATLARVAAHVSQVQDTLGRQMLLENPSSYLAFAESTWSETDFLAELAQRTGCGLLLDVNNVFISATNLGYSPQSYIDAYPLAAVGEIHVGGHDEDQDDHGAPLLIDSHGCEAADPVWDLLDYALVKTGPRPVLIEWDNDVPDWATLRLEAQRGADALVHLAAR, encoded by the coding sequence ATGCTGGACACTTCACCTGCACACCGCCCTTTGCCCGACGCGGTCGGCGTCGGCTATAAATCCCAACATTTCAGCGACCTGTTGCACGCCCCCGGTCCTGTCCGGTGGTTGGAAATACATGCCGAGAATTACATGGGCGATGGCGGAAGGCCGTTGGCGCAGCTGCGCCGCCTTGCAGAAACATTTGCAATTTCTGTGCACGGGGTTGGGTTGTCGATCGGCGGCGAAACCCCGTTAGACCCCGACCATCTTGCCCGTCTTAAACATCTGATTACATGGGCCAATCCTGCAAGTTTTTCGGAACATCTGGCTTGGTCCACCCATGGTGCAGAGTTCATGAACGACCTTTTGCCCCTTCCCTACACAAACGCCACTCTTGCCCGTGTGGCGGCCCATGTTTCCCAGGTCCAAGACACGCTTGGACGGCAAATGCTGTTGGAAAACCCCTCTAGCTATTTGGCCTTTGCAGAAAGCACATGGTCCGAAACAGACTTTCTGGCAGAGCTTGCCCAGCGCACCGGCTGCGGGTTGTTACTGGATGTGAACAACGTCTTTATCTCTGCCACAAACCTTGGGTATTCCCCGCAAAGCTACATCGACGCTTATCCGTTGGCAGCTGTTGGCGAAATCCACGTTGGTGGACACGACGAAGACCAAGATGATCACGGCGCCCCGTTGCTGATCGACAGCCACGGATGTGAAGCAGCAGACCCCGTTTGGGATCTATTGGACTATGCGCTGGTAAAAACCGGCCCCCGCCCTGTGTTGATCGAATGGGACAACGATGTGCCGGATTGGGCGACATTGCGTCTTGAAGCCCAGCGCGGCGCCGATGCATTGGTTCACTTGGCAGCGCGATGA
- a CDS encoding DNA-binding domain-containing protein — MTGHPSTTLSTFRSALLDGAAPVPDNVQDGAGAPAGRRYDVYRNNVSVALRDALRASFPVLVKLIGDQNFDMLAGLFLRSHPPSSPLMMFYGGQMPDFLDGFAPLAHIGYLPDVARLEIAIRESYHAADSTAMNPGRFAEVPAEALNDATLLLAPHLRVIPSEWPLHDIWRFNMVSGAEKPRNIAQSVLILRREFDPEPHAITAADTAWLSITAKGGSMGDAQDAAAAVSPDYDLGPLLTLLIQNNALTDLTTKD; from the coding sequence ATGACGGGCCATCCTTCCACCACGCTGTCTACCTTTCGCAGCGCACTACTGGATGGCGCGGCCCCCGTGCCGGACAACGTGCAAGACGGCGCAGGCGCCCCCGCCGGTCGTCGATACGATGTGTACCGCAACAACGTGTCTGTGGCGTTGCGCGATGCGCTGCGCGCCAGCTTTCCGGTCCTTGTCAAATTGATTGGCGACCAGAACTTTGACATGTTGGCGGGACTATTTTTAAGGTCCCACCCTCCGTCCTCGCCTTTGATGATGTTCTATGGCGGGCAAATGCCTGATTTTCTGGATGGCTTCGCACCACTTGCCCATATCGGTTATCTTCCGGATGTGGCCCGTCTGGAAATCGCAATCCGCGAAAGTTATCATGCGGCAGACAGCACTGCCATGAATCCCGGCCGCTTTGCCGAGGTGCCCGCAGAGGCGCTGAACGACGCGACTTTGCTGCTTGCACCGCATTTGCGGGTGATACCGTCCGAATGGCCCCTGCATGACATCTGGCGCTTCAACATGGTAAGCGGCGCGGAAAAACCGCGCAATATTGCACAATCGGTTTTGATTTTGCGACGCGAATTTGACCCCGAACCCCATGCCATAACAGCTGCAGACACGGCGTGGCTCAGTATCACAGCCAAAGGGGGATCAATGGGGGATGCCCAAGACGCAGCCGCCGCTGTTTCGCCTGACTACGATCTTGGCCCGCTTCTGACGCTGCTTATCCAGAACAACGCATTGACTGATTTGACCACAAAGGACTGA
- a CDS encoding DoxX family protein: protein MKKLHTAIFGAIERNDWILPTLARIVFAGVLFSYFWVSAKTKLGDGIMGIFQLSDSAYIQIFPKAVEAVGYDTSQLGILHYLIALGGTWAEFILPVLIVVGLLTRLSALGMIGFVAVQSIVDVTGHGVGGKDLGAWFDKASGALIADQRALWVLLLLILVIKGAGPLSFDRALQPRSET, encoded by the coding sequence ATGAAAAAGCTGCACACTGCCATTTTTGGCGCGATCGAACGCAACGACTGGATTTTGCCCACACTGGCACGGATCGTGTTTGCAGGTGTTTTGTTTTCCTATTTTTGGGTCTCGGCAAAAACCAAACTGGGCGATGGGATTATGGGCATTTTCCAACTGTCCGACAGCGCCTATATCCAGATCTTCCCCAAGGCGGTTGAAGCCGTGGGCTATGACACAAGCCAATTGGGCATTTTGCACTATCTGATTGCTTTGGGCGGCACTTGGGCAGAGTTTATTCTGCCGGTCCTGATTGTCGTCGGGCTTTTGACGCGTTTGTCTGCCCTTGGCATGATCGGCTTCGTTGCTGTGCAATCCATCGTGGATGTCACAGGTCATGGCGTGGGCGGCAAAGACCTTGGCGCGTGGTTCGACAAGGCGTCTGGTGCATTGATTGCCGACCAACGCGCATTGTGGGTTCTGTTGCTTTTGATATTGGTGATCAAAGGGGCGGGCCCGCTGTCATTTGACCGTGCTTTACAGCCGCGCTCAGAGACCTAA
- a CDS encoding arsenate reductase family protein, protein MKLYGLKNCDTCRKALKALPALELVDVRADGMPKDVLERAFQQFEEALLNTRSTTWRGLSDKDREGAPLDLIAAHPALMKRPLIDTGDALYLGWTKDTQAALGL, encoded by the coding sequence ATGAAACTGTACGGATTGAAGAACTGCGATACCTGCCGCAAAGCCTTAAAGGCTTTGCCTGCTTTGGAATTGGTAGATGTGCGTGCGGATGGTATGCCCAAAGACGTATTGGAACGTGCTTTTCAACAGTTTGAAGAGGCTTTGTTGAACACGCGGTCGACGACTTGGCGGGGCCTGTCTGATAAAGACCGCGAAGGTGCGCCGCTGGATTTGATCGCAGCACACCCTGCTTTGATGAAGCGCCCGCTGATAGATACGGGCGACGCGCTTTATCTTGGTTGGACCAAAGACACGCAAGCCGCTTTAGGTCTCTGA
- a CDS encoding cold-shock protein codes for MPNGTVKWFNTTKGYGFIAPDGGGNDVFVHISAVEQSGLTGLADNQKVTFEMSEGRDGRQMASDLTLV; via the coding sequence ATGCCCAATGGCACCGTGAAGTGGTTTAACACCACAAAAGGCTATGGATTTATTGCACCTGATGGTGGCGGCAATGACGTTTTTGTTCACATCTCAGCCGTAGAGCAGTCAGGCTTGACCGGACTGGCAGACAATCAAAAAGTGACGTTTGAAATGTCCGAAGGTCGCGATGGGCGACAAATGGCGAGCGACCTAACGCTGGTCTAA
- a CDS encoding DUF2312 domain-containing protein encodes MTDTATNAESYRVTADELRQFIERVERLDAEKKDLAEQQKEVMAEAKARGYDTKVMRKVIALRKRDKDDIAEEEAVLEMYKEALGMG; translated from the coding sequence ATGACCGACACCGCCACAAACGCCGAAAGCTACCGCGTGACCGCTGACGAATTGCGCCAGTTCATCGAACGGGTAGAGCGGCTTGATGCCGAAAAGAAAGACCTTGCCGAACAGCAAAAAGAAGTGATGGCTGAAGCCAAGGCACGTGGTTACGACACAAAAGTGATGCGCAAGGTGATTGCGTTGCGTAAACGCGACAAAGACGACATCGCGGAAGAAGAAGCGGTGCTTGAAATGTACAAAGAAGCCTTGGGCATGGGGTAA
- a CDS encoding TIGR01244 family sulfur transferase has product MDIREITPAYSVAPQIDLNDFPAIAAAGFKAVICNRPDPEIPPSHHAAEMQKAAHAAGLVFYNLPLTHHTMTAEVIAQHMAYAEENTPVLAYCASGTRCTVAWALGSAAKGVDISEILTKSSAAGYALDALRPSLEVAAAQS; this is encoded by the coding sequence ATGGATATACGTGAAATCACCCCCGCCTATAGTGTTGCGCCGCAAATCGACCTAAACGATTTCCCAGCGATTGCCGCCGCAGGGTTCAAAGCTGTGATTTGCAACCGCCCGGACCCTGAGATCCCGCCAAGCCATCATGCTGCAGAAATGCAAAAAGCAGCCCATGCAGCCGGTTTGGTCTTTTATAATCTGCCGTTGACGCATCATACGATGACAGCCGAAGTCATCGCCCAACACATGGCCTATGCGGAAGAAAACACACCCGTTCTGGCCTACTGTGCCTCAGGTACCCGTTGCACAGTTGCTTGGGCGTTGGGATCTGCGGCAAAGGGCGTGGATATTTCAGAAATTCTGACAAAATCAAGTGCTGCCGGCTATGCACTGGATGCTTTACGCCCATCGCTTGAAGTGGCCGCCGCCCAGTCTTGA
- a CDS encoding FliM/FliN family flagellar motor switch protein, whose protein sequence is MGSSETQTILRRKASVGLQEHQARAMTAAKALRLTVAKIADEIFDMSMSVIGIVSEKRDLDGCLELLDEQSLLAALDGPNRTRGGVVIGADIVGGLIQQQTMSLVSAPLGDPRKMTSTDAAMCAPLVDALFERVPPQLEVKEEQAMMSGFAFGARADEARILSMWLEAPEFHVIRMTLDMAGGVRQGQMVFILPVVEDFDAMSSDAGAQDADGDPEQAPSLSDAVLSVPAELRVDVCKLTMPLMDLEALKVGHVLQLPQNGFPEANITTLTGRVIGSGTVGQVEGTRAMRLKQEPIYASQPRRRTADRAGLDLPEIEALPGTKQRSGDAPAALDTSPPVIESLPALTPDAAPTALELPDLNDLPSAEDPALTELPDLNDLPDLATLPDVLPEVDALPELDDLPDLASLPDLADLTKTG, encoded by the coding sequence ATGGGTTCAAGCGAAACACAAACCATCCTGCGGCGCAAAGCGTCTGTCGGGCTGCAAGAGCATCAGGCGCGGGCGATGACCGCCGCCAAGGCTTTGCGCTTGACCGTAGCAAAGATTGCCGATGAAATTTTCGATATGTCGATGTCAGTGATTGGTATCGTTTCCGAAAAACGTGACCTTGATGGTTGTTTGGAACTTTTGGATGAACAGTCCCTTTTAGCCGCTTTGGATGGTCCCAACCGGACGCGTGGCGGTGTGGTGATCGGTGCGGATATTGTTGGCGGGTTAATCCAACAACAAACGATGTCTTTGGTTTCGGCCCCCTTAGGGGATCCCAGAAAAATGACGTCAACCGATGCGGCGATGTGCGCACCGTTGGTGGATGCCTTGTTTGAACGCGTGCCACCCCAGTTAGAGGTGAAAGAAGAACAGGCCATGATGTCGGGGTTTGCTTTCGGGGCGCGGGCTGATGAAGCCCGCATTCTTAGCATGTGGCTGGAGGCCCCCGAGTTTCACGTCATTCGGATGACGTTAGATATGGCCGGGGGGGTCCGACAGGGGCAGATGGTATTTATCTTGCCCGTAGTTGAAGATTTCGATGCGATGTCCTCTGACGCGGGTGCGCAGGATGCAGATGGTGATCCCGAACAGGCACCCTCTCTGAGTGACGCTGTTTTGTCCGTTCCTGCTGAGTTGCGGGTAGATGTCTGTAAACTGACAATGCCTTTGATGGACTTGGAAGCCCTTAAAGTGGGACACGTCTTACAACTGCCGCAAAATGGCTTTCCAGAGGCGAATATCACAACATTGACGGGGCGCGTTATCGGCAGCGGAACTGTGGGACAAGTCGAAGGCACCCGCGCTATGCGACTTAAACAAGAACCGATTTATGCATCCCAGCCCCGCCGCCGAACGGCAGACCGTGCGGGATTGGACCTGCCTGAAATAGAAGCATTGCCTGGAACCAAACAACGAAGTGGAGATGCACCCGCAGCTCTGGATACAAGCCCGCCCGTGATTGAATCGCTGCCAGCACTCACACCGGACGCGGCGCCGACAGCACTTGAATTACCGGATCTAAACGATCTGCCATCCGCAGAAGACCCGGCATTGACGGAGTTGCCAGACCTGAACGATTTGCCTGACTTAGCAACACTTCCTGATGTGCTGCCCGAAGTAGACGCATTGCCTGAATTGGACGATCTGCCTGATCTGGCCAGCCTTCCGGATCTCGCTGATCTGACGAAAACAGGATAA
- a CDS encoding sensor histidine kinase, giving the protein MASVNLLIGVCLLYVTGLFGIAFLAERAASKGRRPWLRSPLVYTLSLSIYCTGWTFYGAVGYAARSGMEFVTIYLGPSLVMIGWWWVLRKLVRIGRAQRATSVADLISSRYGKSNALAIVVTVMAVLGVTPYIALQLQSVTTSLSIFADPFETAATGVQAGMNQISAGFWIALGLALFTLLFGTRNLNANERHDGVVMAIAVEAVVKLLALLAVGVFVVWGVAGGPSQMMARIDASPIGAWQMDGSRWAALTALAGAAFLCLPRMFQVLVVENDDERHLQTASWAFPLYLMLMSLFVVPIAVVGLDLLPAGSNPDFFVLTVPLSQGQNTLAMLSFLGGFSSATSMVIVATLALSTMVSNHVVMPIYLSAQGQGASVSGDVRHVVILSRRLSVLVIIALGYFYYRLSGGGGALAAIGLISFVGVAQFLPAMLGGIIWRGATRIGAMCGLVTGFAVWSFTSFLPSFGSDGLISSAVFEHGALGLNVLRPHALFGIEGIDPTVHAVIWSIALNIIAFILGSLVSFPTPLERLQGAQFVNVFAHSGQAKGWSASVAESEDLMIMTQRILGAKEAQTLFRDVARTQGVQGFLPEPTPDFLQRLERELSASVGAATAHAMIGQLVGGATVSVQDLMAVADESAQMLEYSNRLEEQSAELSQTARKLRNANAKLTQLSVQKDAFLSQISHELRTPMTSIRSFSEILRDTDGLDRSEQTKYASIIHVESIRLTRLLDDLLDLSVLENGQVSLNQSVGSLGDVIEHAVATCGVGQRQKLIVTRHRSRENVVIHTDLDRLAQVFINLITNAHKYCTAPQPELTIDVEQDADGTFVRFSDNGTPIPGNARDVIFEKFARINDQEGKGAGLGLAICLEIMTRLQGAIFYEPIPDGNCFVVRLPQAKSLAAQ; this is encoded by the coding sequence ATGGCAAGCGTCAATCTTCTGATCGGGGTGTGTCTGCTTTATGTGACGGGTTTGTTTGGCATTGCTTTCTTGGCGGAACGGGCCGCATCCAAGGGCCGCCGCCCGTGGTTAAGATCACCGCTGGTCTATACGCTGTCCTTGTCCATCTACTGCACAGGTTGGACGTTCTATGGCGCTGTGGGCTACGCTGCACGGTCCGGGATGGAGTTTGTCACGATTTATCTGGGACCATCCCTTGTGATGATTGGCTGGTGGTGGGTGTTGCGCAAACTGGTGCGGATCGGCCGTGCGCAACGCGCAACATCAGTCGCGGATTTGATTTCGTCGCGTTACGGTAAATCCAACGCATTGGCCATCGTGGTGACGGTTATGGCTGTGCTGGGCGTCACGCCTTATATTGCTTTGCAATTGCAATCGGTTACCACGTCATTGTCCATTTTTGCCGATCCATTTGAAACGGCCGCGACGGGCGTGCAGGCGGGCATGAACCAGATATCGGCAGGCTTTTGGATCGCCCTTGGCTTGGCTTTGTTCACATTGCTGTTCGGGACACGCAACCTCAATGCCAACGAACGCCATGACGGGGTTGTTATGGCCATCGCAGTGGAAGCTGTGGTGAAACTTCTGGCGCTGCTGGCTGTTGGTGTTTTTGTTGTGTGGGGGGTTGCCGGCGGCCCGTCGCAAATGATGGCGCGTATCGACGCGTCCCCCATCGGAGCCTGGCAAATGGATGGCAGCCGCTGGGCGGCTTTGACGGCTTTGGCGGGGGCTGCATTCCTATGCCTGCCACGCATGTTTCAGGTTCTTGTGGTCGAAAACGACGATGAACGACACCTGCAAACAGCATCTTGGGCCTTTCCACTATACCTGATGCTGATGAGCTTGTTTGTTGTGCCCATCGCGGTCGTCGGATTGGATCTTTTGCCCGCAGGCAGCAATCCTGACTTTTTCGTTCTGACTGTGCCTTTGTCGCAGGGGCAGAATACACTTGCGATGCTCAGCTTTTTGGGTGGGTTTTCGTCCGCCACGTCTATGGTGATCGTGGCGACTTTGGCCTTGTCTACGATGGTGTCCAACCACGTGGTGATGCCGATTTATTTGTCTGCACAAGGGCAGGGGGCCTCTGTGTCGGGCGACGTGCGCCACGTGGTCATCTTGTCGCGGCGACTGTCAGTTCTGGTGATTATTGCACTGGGCTACTTTTACTATCGCTTGTCGGGGGGCGGTGGGGCTTTGGCCGCCATTGGCTTGATTTCCTTTGTCGGCGTTGCGCAGTTTTTGCCTGCCATGCTGGGCGGTATCATTTGGCGTGGCGCCACCCGCATCGGGGCGATGTGCGGACTGGTGACGGGGTTCGCCGTCTGGAGCTTTACGTCGTTTCTTCCCAGCTTTGGCAGTGATGGTCTGATCAGCAGCGCGGTGTTTGAACACGGGGCGTTGGGATTGAACGTTTTGCGGCCTCATGCCTTGTTTGGCATTGAGGGGATCGACCCCACCGTCCATGCGGTTATCTGGTCTATCGCCCTGAATATTATCGCTTTTATTCTAGGGTCACTGGTGTCATTTCCAACGCCGTTGGAGCGGTTGCAGGGTGCGCAATTCGTGAATGTTTTTGCGCATTCCGGTCAGGCCAAGGGGTGGTCCGCGTCGGTGGCGGAAAGCGAAGATTTGATGATTATGACCCAGCGCATTCTGGGGGCAAAAGAAGCACAAACCCTGTTTCGGGATGTGGCGAGAACCCAAGGGGTGCAAGGATTTTTGCCCGAACCTACGCCTGACTTTTTGCAAAGACTGGAACGCGAGCTTTCCGCTTCGGTCGGAGCCGCAACCGCGCATGCCATGATAGGCCAGCTTGTGGGGGGGGCAACTGTGTCGGTGCAAGACTTGATGGCGGTGGCCGACGAATCCGCGCAGATGTTGGAATATTCCAACAGGCTGGAAGAGCAATCGGCCGAACTGAGCCAAACAGCGCGGAAACTGCGCAATGCCAATGCCAAGTTGACGCAGTTGTCGGTGCAAAAAGATGCATTTTTAAGCCAGATCAGTCATGAATTGCGCACGCCGATGACTTCTATCCGCTCATTTTCCGAGATTTTGCGTGACACAGATGGTTTGGACCGGTCCGAGCAGACGAAGTACGCGTCAATCATTCATGTCGAATCCATTCGCCTGACGCGGTTGTTGGATGATTTGCTGGACTTGAGTGTTCTGGAAAACGGGCAAGTCAGTCTGAACCAAAGCGTTGGATCATTGGGCGATGTGATTGAACACGCAGTGGCCACGTGTGGTGTGGGGCAACGCCAGAAACTGATCGTGACGCGGCATCGGTCGCGCGAAAATGTTGTGATTCATACTGATTTGGACCGGCTTGCGCAGGTTTTCATCAATTTGATTACAAATGCACATAAATACTGCACAGCCCCGCAACCCGAACTGACAATAGACGTGGAACAAGACGCGGACGGAACATTCGTGCGTTTCAGCGACAACGGAACGCCAATCCCCGGAAACGCCCGGGACGTGATTTTTGAGAAATTTGCGCGAATTAACGACCAGGAAGGCAAGGGAGCAGGCCTTGGGTTGGCAATTTGCCTCGAAATCATGACCCGTTTGCAAGGTGCGATTTTTTACGAACCCATTCCTGATGGCAATTGTTTTGTCGTGCGTTTGCCCCAGGCAAAATCTTTGGCAGCACAATAG
- a CDS encoding response regulator transcription factor: MGKHVLLVEDEPNIIEAVSFLLSRDGWRVDTHVDGATAVARVHELSPDLVVLDHMLPGKSGMDILTELRSDDAFRDLPILMLTARGQMRDRALAEEAGVSRFMTKPFSNTEVLNAVRDLMRVHSADG; encoded by the coding sequence ATGGGCAAGCATGTGCTGCTGGTAGAGGATGAGCCAAACATCATCGAAGCGGTGAGCTTTCTTCTGAGCCGTGACGGGTGGCGTGTCGACACACATGTGGACGGCGCAACGGCTGTGGCGCGTGTGCATGAACTTTCCCCGGATTTGGTTGTGCTGGATCACATGTTACCTGGCAAAAGTGGTATGGATATCCTGACAGAATTGCGCAGCGACGATGCATTCCGGGACTTGCCTATTCTGATGTTGACGGCACGCGGACAAATGCGAGACCGCGCCTTGGCCGAAGAGGCTGGAGTGAGCCGCTTTATGACAAAACCTTTTTCCAACACCGAAGTGCTGAACGCTGTGCGCGATTTGATGCGGGTTCATTCGGCTGATGGCTGA
- a CDS encoding helix-turn-helix domain-containing protein, which produces MAREGLTGSRIRERRTMSGMRQADLAREIGISASYLNLIEHNRRRIGGKLLVNIASALGVEPAALSEGAEAALIATLREAAVGNAISEAELERADEFAGRFPGWAEILAGAHRRVNALERTIETLTDRLAHDPQLAASLHEVLSTAAAIRSTASILAESKDISDEWRDRFHTNIDQDSRRLSDSSKALVGYLDATDGQDGSDLASSPQEEVDAFLIEHGYHFAFLESGAQTPEALIEDATQLTSMAGKHIALGILKQMQRDARLVDLGALQQAWSDVGPDPLQLAHHFNAPASVILRRLATLPDLASGFVACDRAGSLLVRKPIDHFALPRFGAACPLWPMFQAIATPGVFVSHTVQQVGRNNAEFSCYAVAEQTQPAGYNTPPLVQGMMLILPATLNREDRSKQGSGSHEGKGGHQDGTQTPLHVGSTCRVCARSACPGRREPSILSEGF; this is translated from the coding sequence ATGGCACGTGAAGGGCTAACCGGAAGCAGGATCAGAGAAAGACGGACCATGTCCGGCATGCGGCAAGCCGATTTGGCCCGTGAAATTGGCATTTCCGCGTCCTATCTGAACTTGATTGAACACAATCGCCGGAGAATCGGTGGCAAACTGTTGGTCAACATTGCTTCTGCCCTTGGGGTTGAACCGGCAGCCCTTAGCGAAGGTGCAGAGGCCGCTTTGATCGCCACATTGCGCGAAGCTGCCGTGGGCAACGCAATATCGGAAGCCGAATTGGAACGTGCGGATGAATTTGCGGGCCGGTTTCCGGGATGGGCCGAAATTTTGGCAGGCGCACACCGCCGCGTGAATGCGCTGGAACGCACGATAGAAACTTTGACCGACCGCCTGGCCCATGATCCCCAACTTGCCGCATCCCTGCACGAAGTTTTGTCAACGGCCGCTGCCATCCGGTCAACGGCCTCCATTCTGGCGGAAAGCAAAGACATTTCAGACGAGTGGCGGGACCGGTTTCACACCAATATTGATCAGGACAGTCGGCGATTGTCAGACAGTTCCAAAGCATTGGTTGGGTATCTGGATGCAACGGACGGTCAGGATGGGTCGGATCTTGCCAGCTCTCCGCAGGAAGAAGTCGACGCGTTTTTGATCGAACATGGCTATCATTTTGCGTTTTTGGAAAGTGGCGCACAAACTCCGGAAGCTTTGATAGAAGACGCAACCCAGTTGACCTCGATGGCGGGCAAGCACATTGCTTTGGGGATTTTGAAGCAAATGCAGCGCGATGCGCGTCTGGTGGATCTGGGGGCACTTCAACAGGCTTGGTCAGATGTGGGGCCAGACCCCTTGCAGCTTGCGCATCACTTCAATGCGCCTGCGTCTGTTATTTTGCGCCGGCTGGCCACGTTGCCGGATTTGGCATCCGGATTTGTTGCATGTGACAGGGCAGGCAGTTTGCTTGTGCGCAAACCGATTGACCATTTTGCACTGCCGCGTTTCGGGGCAGCCTGTCCGCTTTGGCCAATGTTTCAGGCGATTGCGACGCCGGGGGTCTTTGTGTCGCATACCGTTCAGCAGGTCGGGCGCAACAATGCAGAGTTTTCGTGTTATGCCGTGGCAGAGCAAACGCAGCCTGCGGGGTATAACACGCCGCCTTTGGTGCAGGGCATGATGCTGATCTTGCCTGCAACATTAAATCGCGAAGATCGTTCAAAGCAGGGAAGCGGATCGCACGAAGGCAAAGGCGGACACCAAGACGGGACCCAAACGCCTTTGCACGTTGGCTCGACCTGCCGTGTGTGTGCCCGCAGCGCCTGTCCCGGACGCCGTGAGCCTTCAATCTTGAGCGAAGGCTTCTAA